In the genome of Streptomyces sp. Q6, the window CGGCGTCGAGCCCGAGGGCGATCCAGTGCGCTGCGGTCTCGGCGAACGGTTCACCGAGCAGCCCGGTCACGCGCCGGGCCGCGGAGCCGCGTACGAGCGACAGCCGGAACGTGGCACGCAGCGGGGCCTCCAGGGCGGTGAGCGCTACTTCGCCGTTGCCCTGCGCGAAGTGCGGGTCGCCCGCGTAGAAGCCGGCGCCCTCGGCCTGAACCGGCAGGTAGAGGGACGAGCCGCAGGTCAGGTGCTTGATGTCGAGATTGCCTCCGTGCCGTCCCGGTGGCACGGAGCTGAGCGCCGTCTCGTCGGCCGTCGCGACGCCCATCACCCCGACGAACGGTCCGAGCGGGAAGCGGGCCGCGCGCCCGGGGCCGTAACGGAGGACGCCCGACTCGGCGCCCGTGCCGTCCCGCTCGACGGTGCAGAAGGAGCTGACGGTCCCTCCGATGCACCGGCGGGTGTCGGGTCCGGTGAACTCGGCCTCGCCGTCGGGGAGTTCACCGGGCAGGGCGCCCGCCGCATGCCGATTGGAGACGATCCCGTAGTGCGTACGGCGATGCAGACTCAGCGTCTCCACGCGCAGCAGGTCCCCGGGACGCGCCCCGCGCACCGCGACCGGGCCCGTGACGATGTGTGGTCCCGGCAGCGTCTGCGTGAGGCCGAGACCGGACTCGGCGATCTCGCGTGCGTCACGTGGAACCCGGTCCTCGGGGACGCCGAACGAGCCGAAGAACGCCACCGGGTCGCGGCCCTGGTCCGGGAGGATGCCCTCGTGGGAGACGAGGTCGAAGGTGACCGTGTCGCCGTCGGCCACCGCGAGGACGGGCACGCTGCCCGCGTGC includes:
- a CDS encoding acetamidase/formamidase family protein translates to MSLRTDVTAHPAATPYAPDPEAIPLDGRHHLATTPDTARWGELPHAGSVPVLAVADGDTVTFDLVSHEGILPDQGRDPVAFFGSFGVPEDRVPRDAREIAESGLGLTQTLPGPHIVTGPVAVRGARPGDLLRVETLSLHRRTHYGIVSNRHAAGALPGELPDGEAEFTGPDTRRCIGGTVSSFCTVERDGTGAESGVLRYGPGRAARFPLGPFVGVMGVATADETALSSVPPGRHGGNLDIKHLTCGSSLYLPVQAEGAGFYAGDPHFAQGNGEVALTALEAPLRATFRLSLVRGSAARRVTGLLGEPFAETAAHWIALGLDADLDEAMRQCVRSALDFLTTRTGMDRATAYAYLSAAADFEVSQVVDRIKGVHCMIRKADFRAET